A genomic window from Bacillus cereus G9842 includes:
- a CDS encoding PA14 domain-containing protein, whose amino-acid sequence MSKAKYKRNAIHSGIGDNDDLFTKSPQKEDVVEDFQYAARLRGKKKHETMIYPEIPFEYGISYDGRLLEKYNEKPYQFEVNAHPEKTLAYEIEETKELPVKRLWEAKACFEAEVWRLNMQYSFNWKGHTGIRDKRTAEYAVDWKGMYKLEDYGDVKDLFTSDKGIYIGYNDNRTTWHLSSDGSYVLDGLNRPFFSGVIARNMMSWNAYETEFDFKAILNNGADDFYNTRRYNPTTGKFDHAPAWDDDVVGLIFQAKDPSNFYMMLWEAEERIARSSRAADNLDGINVFNDYDEYVNRSVNSDMNNWGHFCNNTGWGTRHKRIYKVTNGVMRRVYVDDLSNGFGWTMFNMHGVKIKTNGSNVQIFVRQHPGASYIKCYDFNTDWGNGSFGMFNVSQSCEFHGVKVTEYKIIEGRIPESGWNTTDEPNKRIADVAAWYVDNDAGFRRKCDAANVRYGDVDIFYINGYTRVAENGTIDVAGRNGPITVHAKDYTTWKDYSGRFPQNYSEYFEFNGIGDQILANNAQDYVSEKMNLPGFIMDDISGQVVDPKTGTLIITGKTGQIIARNNNPPDAGKKYAKCYVRCGIVEVTPDHRDFNTALVVFDDIKKVFRDDYNEFFNREDYINKKEKYELVKPVKKPKPVPPGVEPEESDGGCRIDDPVVKPPDEIIDECWDDFDFDGIRLVMWSCMFPIEKLKKTFEERVFAYNGWVTFNPLASFKPNKWTYYKMTPIEATINPKYDKVKWANRDDFDRIPVGTKVIAKTTEWYKAIFPADIKNSGIITSDRDLISHIPPCPEHFYHPIDKEDRMPDTFEVIHFLLDAFSNSADVVMWYESNPTLTTESADKRPESLAQEGKSGMPIVLTSNENDNIVIHCKENPRWVPWSSGKYIGYGKVNGKRPFFGDGSGKADMVNVSTEVVFFPDNLDMETLKGPFIDIYDKEFPNNPRVKYKLNPKGTKVDFFSNHTDAYNWYTDWYSNWVESKETLQANMSDITVVENPLELNPYDSNVAKDYNPDNTFIERIEVTSNNEFIKVWIEEKKGKEDGLFGSYYRFPLTSQTYEQKWQVQGDYQEWTQSYEIKSYMDKIEIPVQASGAFKILHVKVGNTLISQDKNNGWTLEDEVVILHGSGIRPGMINIKYATGSIHNVFQINELGSYKEIYLNGILLDNKKYEIKDHTLTINKDILNLYDWVHFQSYHIDELHDPTKRNYLGEKKYNQLDFQEDIPTKKENPNYNDPFYEGSLCFNWGYRSPKKLHADESFSAMSMFLPEDIQFDVDVDMEVVYPVGNAVDISNFTGEWKQWDQHPDKVFDTKGNHIDGPGDWHGPPEKGYDKVINLINQGYYSGWYNPKHVELKDYAFSFKVESRTLWDDDLYGCVFRFDPQTCSGYSFEWDSGGAGVNGMAIYKLTCKNPDQVGKGHLNFSKIRLVHDPEWWDPDGSDNKPIPNRKFYTHDVKISVIGNKFQVYVDGKLKLEAIDKEDTYKSGAWGPITYSNPDTYFWNFWLQTYKRVTPKERPGFRKHLQFTKKRKLIEGEEAFYELELDEEVMKEKFEKEYLSFCQSVKLEPRFVVSMEYFIRNDESDYEVYFKEFQKIRVLELSPSILEVNPLGHTSIQEAVKRYGNFDISKSIEIVQDVYQNWNKYKVEDFDVLTFTPADCNAGTDFADDMMDFVRKFKAASNKVIIFSHDTISGNIKNTIKLLEEFGFKKANSEPYTRGDKITLIDPSFNYPYPLTGTIDVSVSHWNQCLNGIPIYKFAHENRPWLSYVDNVYYSEAGDSTYYCDGRFRQQLSDNEMKIWVNLMCRIAQWKPSEKPKMTAYGQSKLFATVRGQNPPIPDPNQNKYPSKNEPTVPVLQPPKESDPNDGFTVSWNGYIYAPQTGYYRFKVQVNDGFRLWIADKLLINEWHITSAEDFFPSYEASVYMEGGKWYPIRANFFDNVGQAVIRLHWSRPGKDFERIHPKYLTPYLGYKLFAQVKKARPLPWHLLVHNGYYYHQEREHYLYAEKKEYIVTPDKNNSIMIQPRPQQGCPIIVQDNQGNTLRKVTFYDDNWNLTLENKEVFHGNGYAKYYLNYKGIDKETLKVYLNGSLIEANDLIFHEEVSAIEFMKEINVTDIIEVRYILLYSYILDINANLETDSAQIILHNNYEENKMKNMRVIYESAKETPFYRAKEIVLNPLLTHNHTGFLYLSETGEQDAKTIQAHLSDKIISNSGKEKVLVTVSILDKYNNPCPNKIVKIYRDDKPIDAEFITNEAGEVYIYDTPAPPKGLISIYRIECNDLRKELLLNYYAENKKERLYIDIVAPKLAILSGVDDYSTIKMTLRDSSWNPVMKDKKMNVEYRDTHGNARKKEVITNDFGQAEFILSGLKEKHGEIMIKVSYDMGFEQAASYVYIKVIGG is encoded by the coding sequence GTGTCAAAAGCAAAATATAAAAGAAATGCCATACATTCAGGTATTGGAGATAATGATGATCTATTTACAAAAAGCCCTCAGAAAGAAGATGTTGTAGAAGATTTTCAATACGCTGCTCGTTTACGTGGGAAGAAAAAACACGAGACAATGATTTACCCAGAAATTCCTTTTGAATATGGAATTAGCTATGATGGGAGATTGTTAGAGAAATATAACGAAAAACCTTATCAGTTTGAAGTAAACGCACATCCTGAAAAGACTCTTGCTTACGAAATCGAAGAAACAAAAGAGTTACCGGTAAAAAGACTATGGGAAGCGAAAGCTTGTTTTGAAGCCGAAGTTTGGCGATTAAACATGCAGTACTCCTTTAACTGGAAAGGTCATACAGGTATTCGAGATAAACGAACAGCTGAATATGCAGTTGACTGGAAAGGCATGTACAAGCTCGAAGACTATGGAGATGTCAAAGACTTATTTACATCTGATAAAGGTATTTATATTGGATACAATGACAATAGAACAACTTGGCATTTATCTAGTGATGGGAGTTATGTACTGGATGGATTAAACCGCCCATTCTTTTCTGGTGTAATCGCAAGAAATATGATGTCTTGGAACGCTTATGAAACAGAATTTGATTTTAAGGCTATTCTTAATAATGGAGCGGATGACTTCTATAATACTAGAAGATACAATCCAACTACAGGAAAATTTGATCATGCACCAGCTTGGGATGATGATGTAGTTGGTCTTATATTTCAAGCAAAAGATCCAAGCAATTTCTACATGATGCTTTGGGAGGCAGAAGAAAGAATTGCAAGGTCTTCAAGAGCAGCTGACAACTTAGATGGAATTAATGTTTTCAATGATTATGATGAATATGTAAATAGGTCTGTTAATAGTGATATGAATAACTGGGGACACTTTTGCAATAACACAGGATGGGGCACACGCCATAAACGTATTTATAAAGTAACAAATGGTGTTATGCGCCGTGTTTATGTAGATGATTTAAGCAATGGGTTTGGCTGGACTATGTTTAATATGCATGGTGTTAAGATTAAAACTAATGGTAGCAATGTGCAAATTTTTGTTAGGCAGCATCCAGGGGCTTCTTACATAAAATGCTATGACTTTAATACAGATTGGGGAAATGGAAGCTTTGGTATGTTTAATGTATCCCAGTCTTGTGAGTTCCATGGCGTTAAAGTTACAGAATACAAGATTATTGAGGGGCGTATCCCTGAATCTGGATGGAATACAACTGATGAACCAAATAAAAGGATAGCAGATGTAGCAGCATGGTATGTAGATAATGATGCTGGATTCAGGCGAAAGTGTGACGCAGCCAATGTAAGGTATGGCGATGTAGATATCTTTTATATAAATGGATACACACGTGTTGCTGAAAATGGAACAATAGATGTTGCAGGCAGGAATGGACCAATCACAGTACACGCCAAAGACTACACTACATGGAAAGACTATAGTGGTAGATTTCCTCAGAACTACAGTGAATACTTTGAGTTCAATGGGATAGGTGATCAAATCCTTGCAAATAATGCACAGGATTATGTTAGCGAAAAGATGAACCTACCAGGATTTATTATGGATGATATAAGTGGACAGGTAGTAGACCCTAAAACAGGGACGCTAATCATTACAGGGAAAACTGGACAAATTATAGCCCGAAATAACAATCCACCTGATGCAGGTAAAAAATATGCAAAATGCTACGTACGATGTGGAATAGTAGAAGTCACCCCTGATCATAGAGATTTCAATACAGCTCTAGTAGTGTTTGACGACATTAAAAAAGTATTTAGGGATGACTACAATGAGTTCTTTAATCGAGAGGACTACATTAACAAAAAAGAAAAATATGAATTAGTTAAGCCAGTTAAGAAACCTAAACCTGTTCCGCCAGGTGTGGAACCTGAAGAATCAGATGGTGGATGTAGAATTGATGATCCAGTAGTTAAGCCACCTGATGAAATTATTGATGAATGTTGGGATGATTTTGATTTCGATGGAATCAGATTAGTCATGTGGAGCTGCATGTTCCCAATTGAAAAGCTGAAGAAGACTTTTGAAGAAAGAGTATTTGCATATAACGGATGGGTAACATTTAATCCACTAGCTTCCTTTAAGCCAAACAAGTGGACTTACTATAAAATGACACCAATTGAAGCTACAATAAACCCTAAGTACGATAAAGTAAAATGGGCAAACAGAGATGATTTCGATAGAATTCCAGTAGGGACAAAAGTCATTGCAAAAACAACAGAATGGTATAAAGCTATTTTCCCGGCAGATATAAAAAACTCTGGCATTATAACAAGTGATAGAGATTTGATTTCACATATACCACCATGTCCTGAACATTTCTATCATCCTATTGATAAAGAAGACAGAATGCCTGATACTTTTGAAGTTATTCACTTCTTACTAGATGCATTTTCAAATAGCGCAGATGTTGTAATGTGGTATGAAAGTAATCCAACATTAACAACGGAATCAGCAGATAAACGACCAGAATCTCTTGCGCAAGAAGGAAAATCTGGTATGCCAATTGTATTAACATCTAATGAAAATGATAATATTGTTATTCATTGTAAGGAGAATCCACGTTGGGTTCCTTGGTCTTCCGGTAAGTATATTGGATATGGAAAAGTAAATGGAAAACGCCCATTCTTTGGAGATGGATCAGGAAAAGCTGATATGGTGAATGTGTCTACAGAGGTTGTATTCTTCCCTGATAATTTAGATATGGAGACATTAAAAGGTCCGTTTATTGATATATACGACAAAGAGTTTCCTAATAATCCTAGGGTGAAATATAAGTTGAATCCAAAAGGAACAAAGGTAGATTTCTTCTCAAATCATACTGATGCATACAACTGGTATACAGATTGGTACTCTAATTGGGTGGAATCGAAAGAAACCTTACAAGCTAATATGAGTGACATTACTGTTGTAGAGAATCCATTAGAACTGAATCCGTATGATTCTAATGTTGCAAAGGATTATAATCCTGATAATACCTTCATAGAGCGAATTGAAGTAACGAGTAATAATGAGTTTATAAAGGTTTGGATTGAAGAGAAGAAAGGAAAAGAGGATGGCCTATTTGGTTCGTACTACAGATTTCCATTAACTTCACAAACCTATGAACAAAAATGGCAAGTGCAAGGGGATTATCAGGAATGGACACAATCCTATGAAATTAAATCATATATGGATAAAATCGAAATTCCAGTTCAAGCAAGTGGGGCATTTAAAATACTTCATGTAAAAGTAGGCAATACCCTTATCTCACAAGATAAGAATAATGGATGGACATTAGAAGATGAGGTTGTAATACTACACGGCAGCGGAATACGTCCCGGTATGATTAATATCAAATATGCAACAGGATCTATACACAATGTGTTCCAGATTAATGAGCTGGGTAGCTACAAGGAAATCTATTTAAACGGAATTTTATTAGATAATAAAAAGTATGAAATAAAAGACCATACTCTTACGATTAATAAAGATATATTAAATCTATATGATTGGGTTCATTTTCAGTCATATCATATTGATGAGCTTCATGATCCTACTAAGCGTAATTATCTGGGAGAGAAAAAGTATAATCAATTAGATTTTCAAGAAGATATTCCAACCAAGAAAGAAAATCCAAATTACAATGATCCATTCTACGAAGGCTCTTTATGTTTTAACTGGGGATATCGTTCACCAAAGAAACTTCATGCAGATGAGTCCTTTAGCGCTATGTCTATGTTTTTGCCTGAAGATATTCAATTTGATGTAGATGTAGACATGGAAGTCGTGTATCCAGTTGGAAATGCAGTTGATATATCAAACTTTACAGGTGAATGGAAACAATGGGATCAACATCCCGATAAAGTATTTGATACAAAGGGAAATCATATAGATGGACCTGGTGACTGGCATGGTCCACCTGAAAAAGGATATGATAAAGTAATCAATTTAATTAACCAAGGATATTATTCTGGTTGGTATAACCCAAAGCATGTGGAATTAAAAGATTATGCCTTTTCATTTAAAGTAGAATCCAGAACATTATGGGATGATGACCTTTATGGATGTGTATTTAGATTTGATCCTCAAACATGCTCAGGCTATTCCTTTGAATGGGACTCAGGTGGTGCAGGAGTAAATGGTATGGCTATTTATAAGTTAACTTGTAAAAATCCAGATCAAGTAGGAAAAGGACACTTGAATTTTAGTAAAATACGATTAGTACACGACCCAGAATGGTGGGATCCAGATGGCTCAGATAATAAGCCGATTCCTAATCGTAAGTTTTATACTCATGATGTGAAAATTAGCGTAATCGGAAATAAGTTTCAGGTTTATGTTGACGGTAAATTAAAACTTGAAGCTATTGATAAAGAAGACACTTATAAGTCAGGCGCATGGGGACCAATTACGTACTCAAATCCAGACACATATTTTTGGAACTTTTGGTTGCAGACTTATAAAAGGGTGACACCAAAAGAGCGCCCTGGATTTAGAAAACATCTTCAATTCACTAAAAAGCGTAAGCTAATTGAAGGAGAAGAAGCTTTCTATGAACTTGAGTTAGATGAAGAAGTCATGAAAGAGAAATTCGAAAAAGAATATTTAAGCTTCTGTCAGTCAGTAAAATTAGAACCACGGTTTGTTGTATCTATGGAATACTTTATAAGAAATGATGAAAGTGATTACGAAGTTTACTTTAAGGAGTTCCAAAAGATTAGAGTTTTAGAATTGTCTCCATCTATTCTGGAAGTAAACCCTCTCGGTCATACATCTATCCAAGAAGCTGTTAAAAGATATGGCAACTTTGATATATCAAAAAGCATCGAGATAGTGCAAGACGTGTACCAAAACTGGAATAAATATAAGGTGGAAGATTTTGATGTACTTACATTTACTCCTGCAGATTGTAATGCAGGTACAGATTTTGCAGATGACATGATGGATTTTGTACGCAAGTTTAAAGCAGCATCTAATAAAGTAATCATATTTAGTCATGATACGATATCTGGTAATATTAAAAATACAATTAAATTACTTGAAGAGTTCGGGTTTAAGAAGGCTAATTCTGAGCCATATACACGGGGTGATAAAATTACATTGATTGACCCGTCATTCAATTATCCGTACCCACTTACAGGGACAATTGACGTAAGTGTGAGTCACTGGAACCAATGTTTGAATGGGATACCTATCTATAAGTTTGCGCATGAAAATCGACCATGGTTAAGTTATGTTGATAACGTATATTACTCAGAAGCTGGGGATAGCACGTATTATTGTGATGGACGTTTTAGACAACAATTGAGTGATAATGAAATGAAAATATGGGTTAACTTAATGTGTAGAATTGCGCAATGGAAGCCATCTGAAAAACCTAAGATGACTGCATATGGTCAATCAAAATTATTTGCAACAGTGAGGGGACAGAATCCACCTATCCCTGATCCGAATCAAAATAAATATCCTTCTAAGAATGAGCCAACGGTTCCAGTGCTTCAGCCGCCAAAAGAGTCAGATCCAAATGACGGATTTACTGTAAGCTGGAATGGATATATTTATGCACCACAAACAGGGTACTATCGTTTTAAAGTGCAAGTAAACGACGGATTTAGATTATGGATTGCTGATAAATTGCTTATTAATGAATGGCATATTACTTCAGCTGAAGATTTCTTCCCTTCTTATGAAGCTTCTGTATATATGGAAGGTGGTAAATGGTATCCAATTAGGGCGAATTTCTTTGATAACGTAGGACAAGCCGTTATTCGTTTGCACTGGTCTAGACCGGGTAAAGATTTCGAACGCATCCATCCTAAATACTTAACACCTTATCTTGGATACAAGCTATTTGCTCAAGTAAAAAAAGCTAGGCCGCTGCCTTGGCATCTGCTTGTGCACAATGGATATTATTATCATCAAGAGAGGGAGCATTACTTGTATGCAGAGAAAAAAGAATATATAGTAACTCCTGATAAAAACAATAGTATTATGATTCAGCCAAGGCCACAGCAAGGTTGTCCAATCATCGTGCAGGATAATCAAGGTAATACTTTGAGGAAGGTAACATTTTATGATGATAACTGGAATTTAACGTTAGAAAATAAAGAGGTCTTTCATGGAAATGGATATGCAAAATATTATTTAAACTACAAAGGCATTGATAAAGAAACGTTAAAGGTTTATCTAAATGGAAGTCTTATTGAAGCGAATGATTTGATTTTTCATGAGGAAGTTTCAGCTATTGAATTTATGAAAGAAATTAATGTAACTGATATAATAGAAGTGCGTTACATTTTATTATATAGCTACATTCTTGATATAAATGCAAATTTAGAAACCGATTCAGCTCAAATTATTTTACACAATAACTATGAAGAAAATAAGATGAAAAATATGAGAGTCATTTATGAGTCAGCAAAAGAGACGCCTTTCTATCGTGCGAAAGAAATTGTTTTAAATCCTTTATTAACTCATAACCACACTGGATTCTTATATCTATCTGAAACAGGAGAGCAAGATGCAAAAACAATACAAGCTCACTTATCAGATAAAATAATCTCTAATTCAGGGAAGGAGAAGGTTCTTGTAACTGTTAGTATTTTAGACAAATACAATAACCCTTGCCCGAATAAAATAGTGAAAATTTATCGAGACGATAAGCCAATAGATGCAGAGTTTATTACGAATGAAGCAGGTGAGGTATATATTTACGATACACCAGCTCCACCAAAAGGCTTGATTAGTATATACCGTATAGAATGCAATGATCTGCGAAAAGAATTGCTATTAAACTATTATGCAGAAAATAAAAAAGAAAGACTCTATATCGATATAGTTGCTCCTAAATTGGCTATCTTATCAGGTGTAGACGACTATTCGACTATTAAAATGACACTAAGAGATTCTAGTTGGAATCCTGTTATGAAAGATAAAAAAATGAATGTTGAATATAGAGATACACATGGGAATGCACGTAAAAAAGAAGTTATAACAAATGATTTTGGACAAGCTGAATTCATATTAAGTGGTTTAAAAGAAAAGCATGGTGAAATTATGATTAAAGTCTCATATGATATGGGTTTTGAGCAAGCAGCGAGCTATGTATATATAAAAGTCATTGGGGGATAA